Proteins encoded by one window of Girardinichthys multiradiatus isolate DD_20200921_A chromosome 14, DD_fGirMul_XY1, whole genome shotgun sequence:
- the LOC124880873 gene encoding uncharacterized protein LOC124880873 isoform X2: protein MICRILLLIILNSCLCATFVVNVTQSCYQAEENHNITLEWTFTTKSTSSASSLFIFCELINDQKHSVIFYVFMGVEASVYIDTEFIGRVQSDKDVLREGQIRLHVSRLRTEDSGLYKCQVNTEYGQGSASLQLNITEAPAELQTERPTVRPEPEGGVSTFYPAVIVAVMLGAVVLVVICGVFHVVRKRRQMRPIETQNYKSLILQETKTLHLPA from the exons ATGATCTGCAGGATCCTGCTGCTCATCATCCTCAACTCATGTCTCTGTG CAACATTTGTAGTGAATGTGACACAGAGCTGCTATCAGGCAGAGGAGAACCACAACATCACTCTGGAGTGGACCTTCACCACCAAGTCTAcctcctctgcctcctctctCTTCATCTTCTGTGAACTCATTAATGATCAGAAGCATTCAGTCatcttttatgtatttatgggTGTTGAAGCTTCTGTGTACATAGATACAGAGTTTATAGGACGGGTTCAGAGTGACAAAGACGTCCTCAGAGAAGGACAAATCAGACTCCATGTGTCCAGACTGAGAACTGAAGACTCTGGTTTGTACAAATGTCAAGTGAACACAGAATATGGACAGGGTTCTGCCAGCCTTCAACTGAACATCACTG AAGCTCCTGCTGAGCTCCAAACTGAGAGACCGACTGTGAGACCTGAACCAGAGGGTGGAGTTAGCACCTTCTACCCTGCAGTGATAGTAGCTGTGATGTTAGGAGCTGTGGTTTTAGTTGTTATCTGTGGTGTTTTTCATGTGGTCAGAAAGAGGAGACAAATGAGGCCGATAGAGACACAAAACTATAAATCTTTAATCCTTCAGGAGACCAAGACTCTTCATCTTCCAGCTTAA
- the LOC124880873 gene encoding uncharacterized protein LOC124880873 isoform X1, with product MICRILLLIILNSCLCAATFVVNVTQSCYQAEENHNITLEWTFTTKSTSSASSLFIFCELINDQKHSVIFYVFMGVEASVYIDTEFIGRVQSDKDVLREGQIRLHVSRLRTEDSGLYKCQVNTEYGQGSASLQLNITEAPAELQTERPTVRPEPEGGVSTFYPAVIVAVMLGAVVLVVICGVFHVVRKRRQMRPIETQNYKSLILQETKTLHLPA from the exons ATGATCTGCAGGATCCTGCTGCTCATCATCCTCAACTCATGTCTCTGTG CAGCAACATTTGTAGTGAATGTGACACAGAGCTGCTATCAGGCAGAGGAGAACCACAACATCACTCTGGAGTGGACCTTCACCACCAAGTCTAcctcctctgcctcctctctCTTCATCTTCTGTGAACTCATTAATGATCAGAAGCATTCAGTCatcttttatgtatttatgggTGTTGAAGCTTCTGTGTACATAGATACAGAGTTTATAGGACGGGTTCAGAGTGACAAAGACGTCCTCAGAGAAGGACAAATCAGACTCCATGTGTCCAGACTGAGAACTGAAGACTCTGGTTTGTACAAATGTCAAGTGAACACAGAATATGGACAGGGTTCTGCCAGCCTTCAACTGAACATCACTG AAGCTCCTGCTGAGCTCCAAACTGAGAGACCGACTGTGAGACCTGAACCAGAGGGTGGAGTTAGCACCTTCTACCCTGCAGTGATAGTAGCTGTGATGTTAGGAGCTGTGGTTTTAGTTGTTATCTGTGGTGTTTTTCATGTGGTCAGAAAGAGGAGACAAATGAGGCCGATAGAGACACAAAACTATAAATCTTTAATCCTTCAGGAGACCAAGACTCTTCATCTTCCAGCTTAA